In Dasypus novemcinctus isolate mDasNov1 chromosome 23, mDasNov1.1.hap2, whole genome shotgun sequence, the following proteins share a genomic window:
- the RSL1D1 gene encoding ribosomal L1 domain-containing protein 1, whose translation MEDSDSTLAPTSTPETSTAPKRRSLLDKAQIRKALKALFENSKSRKNANDLLLNEKENFFLMVVLWKIPSKELRVRLSLPFGIRSDLAEVCLFTKDEPNLTPEKTEHFYRSLLNKHNIKNISQIIPLRTLKKEYKPYEAKLRLLGSFDFFLADARIRRLLPSIIGKHFYLRKKVPVSVNLLAKDLSSKINESIGGTVLNISKSGSCSTIRVGHTGMKLQQILQNVIAVAEGLSEKLPEKWESVKLLYLKTEKSVALPIFSSFKSSWDDAKGISLPGQKKKEAKKKEKLKKKETKKLKLKEKKRRKREIRDARKRKSQALSKDQVPAEASGAPVKGCGLPAEDTTGSEKQEPGKVKAPFKVEDGSEDEIPLLVPMDKTPAKETVEMQKRAKVKKSSRKSLGPNTQMGKKRKAPSASKTPGAAEVETPGKIPGKKPRIKEETEEEINSSLGKKGLRQTPKKPEAKFFATPRKPARKAPQTPKHKSQKA comes from the exons ATGGAGGATTCGGATTCGACCTTGGCCCCAACTTCGACTCCAGAAACCTCTACCGCGCCCAAGCGGCGGTCACTGCTGGACAAGGCGCAG ATTAGAAAGGCCTTGAAAGCTTTGTTTGAAAATTCCAAGTCCAGGAAAAACGCTAATGATTTGCTTttgaatgagaaagaaaatttctttttaatggtGGTATTGTGGAAAATTCCAAGTAAAGAACTGAGGGTCAGATT GTCTTTGCCTTTTGGTATTCGGTCAGATTTAGCAGAAGTCTGTTTATTTACCAAGGATGAACCCAATTTAACTCCTGAAAAGACAGAACATTTCTATAGGAGTCTTTTGAACAAACATAATATTAAGAACATTTCTCAG ATTATTCCCCTCCgaactttaaaaaaggaatataaaccCTATGAAGCCAAGCTCCGCCTCTTGggtagttttgatttcttccttgcAGATGCAAGAATTAGACGGCTTTTACCGTCTATCATAGGGAAACATTTCTATCTCAGAAAGAA AGTTCCAGTATCTGTAAACCTTCTGGCCAAGGATTTGTCAAGCAAGATCAATGAATCTATAGGTGGAACTGTTTTAAACATCTCTAAAAGTGGTTCCTGCAG TACTATACGTGTTGGTCACACTGGAATGAAGTTGCAGCAGATCCTTCAGAATGTCATTGCTGTTGCAGAAGGGCTTTCAGAAAAATTGCCAGAG AAATGGGAGAGTGTGAAACTCTTATACCTGAAAACTGAGAAATCGGTTGCCcttccaatcttttcttcattTAAGAGCAGTTGGGATGATGCTAAAGGAATAAGCCTTCCTGGTCAGAAGAAAAAA gaggcaaagaaaaaagaaaaattaaaaaaaaaagaaacaaaaaagctcaaattaaaagagaagaagagaagaaaaagagaaatacgAGAtgctaggaaaagaaaaagccaagCCCTTTCTAAAGATCAGGTCCCTGCTGAAGCCAGTGGCGCTCCAGTGAAAGGCTGTGGCCTCCCAGCAGAGGACACCACAGGGTCTGAGAAGCAGGAGCCAGGCAAAGTGAAAGCCCCATTTAAAGTGGAAGACGGATCTGAGGATGAGATTCCACTACTGGTACCAATGGACAAAACACCTGCTAAAGAAACGGTAGAG aTGCAAAAACGTGCCAAAGTAAAGAAATCTTCCAGAAAGAGCCTTGGTCCCAACACACAAatggggaagaagagaaaggcCCCTTCAGCTTCAAAGACCCCTGGAGCTGCAGAGGTGGAGACTCCAGGTAAAATCCCAGGAAagaagccaagaatcaaagaagagacagaggaagaaaTCAACTCCTCACTTGGGAA